One Anguilla rostrata isolate EN2019 chromosome 15, ASM1855537v3, whole genome shotgun sequence genomic window carries:
- the LOC135240452 gene encoding protein ABHD13-like produces the protein MEKSGRVWGVAGRCLLAAGSWSWGVCRVCLMALILTFHLQGGVLLLGLILVSVAGILYKFQDVLLYFPEQPPSSRLYVPMPTGIPHENVFIRAKDGVRLNLLLLRHAGEGPAPGSAPTIIYFHGNAGNIGHRVPNALLMLVNLKANVALLDYRGYGKSEGEPGEEGLQLDAQAALDYVCARPDLDRGRVVLFGRSLGGAVAARLAAENPHRVAAVVLENTFLSIPHMAATLFSFLPVRYLPLWCYKNKFLSYRRVAQCRMPTLFVSGLSDQLIPPVMMKQLYELSPSRTKRIAIFPDGTHNDTWQCQGYFPALEQFVKNLSKSHAHEEPAQGGASVTII, from the coding sequence ATGGAGAAGTCGGGCCGGGTGTGGGGCGTGGCGGGGCGCTGCCTCCTGGCCGCGGGGTCCTGGTCGTGGGGCGTCTGCCGCGTGTGCCTGATGGCGCTCATCCTGACCTTCCACCTGCAGGGCGGGGTCCTGCTGCTGGGGCTCATCCTGGTGTCGGTCGCCGGGATACTCTACAAGTTCCAGGACGTCCTGCTCTACTTCCCCGAGCAGCCGCCCTCGTCCCGGCTGTACGTGCCCATGCCCACGGGCATCCCGCACGAGAACGTCTTCATCCGCGCCAAGGACGGCGTGCGCCtcaacctgctgctgctgcggcacGCCGGcgagggccccgcccccggctccgcccccaccaTCATCTATTTCCACGGCAACGCGGGGAACATCGGGCACCGCGTGCCCAACGCGCTGCTCATGCTGGTGAACCTGAAGGCCAACGTGGCGCTGCTGGACTACCGCGGCTACGGCAAGAGCGAGGGCGAGCCGGGCGAGGAGGGGCTGCAGCTGGACGCCCAGGCGGCGCTGGACTACGTGTGCGCCCGGCCCGACCTGGACCGGGGCCGCGTGGTGCTGTTCGGCCGCTCGCTGGGCGGCGCCGTGGCGGCGCGGCTGGCCGCCGAGAACCCGCACCGCGTGGCGGCCGTGGTGCTGGAGAACACCTTCCTCAGCATCCCGCACATGGCCGCCACGCTCTTCTCCTTCCTGCCCGTTCGCTACCTGCCGCTCTGGTGCTACAAGAACAAGTTCCTGTCGTACCGGCGCGTGGCGCAGTGCCGCATGCCCACGCTCTTCGTCTCGGGCCTGTCGGACCAGCTCATCCCGCCCGTCATGATGAAGCAGCTCTACGAGCTGTCGCCCTCGCGGACTAAGCGTATCGCCATCTTCCCCGACGGCACGCACAACGACACCTGGCAGTGCCAGGGCTACTTCCCCGCCCTCGAGCAGTTCGTCAAGAACCTGAGCAAGAGCCACGCCCACGAGGAGCCCGCCCAGGGCGGGGCCAGCGTCACCATCATTTAA
- the LOC135241305 gene encoding tumor necrosis factor ligand superfamily member 13B-like yields MGRPTGSEARSSREGRPAPLLRARLSRRHRSERTSIRQPQERGRGLCWAGVALTVTVMMAMTSAAAMVPAAGPVALQRRRRSPAVLALTLLAVTSSSFSALSLYHTLALKAEVAVLRTEVLRRREEQQQSASAPLSRDGGEGRHASGETEAGPGEAPADPRPGVLTLQRRSADRGAVGTGKSGSVPVHTGNLVLRLTADKQESSGIFCYLSTCDWICAGFNLLTFDLSSAVLQPCLQMMPNSKRSLTEKDSHTAIPWQTGLKRGCALEQDSDTILVKEEGFYFVYGQVYYMDKTFAMGHIIIRRKKNVVGDELQSVTLFRCIQNMDAQYPYNTCYTAGVVKLEEGDRVELLIPRKTAEISLDGDSTFFGAIKLV; encoded by the exons ATGGGCCGcccgacaggaagtgaggcgcGCAGCTCCAGGGAGGGccgtcccgcccccctcctgcgCGCTCGTCTGTCCCGCCGGCATCGCTCAGAGCGCACTTCGATTCGGCAGCCGCAGGAGCGCGGGCGTGGTCTGTGCTGGGCTGGAGTCGCGCTGACGGTGACGGTGATGATGGCGATGACGTCGGCGGCGGCGATGGTCCCCGCCGCGGGCCCCGTGGCCCTCCAGCGCCGGCGCCGGTCCCCCGCCGTCCTGGCCCTCACCCTGCTGGCCGTCACCTCGTCCTCGTTCTCCGCCCTCTCGCTCTACCACACGCTGGCCCTCAAGGCCGAGGTGGCCGTCCTGCGCACCGAGGTCCTCcggaggagggaggagcagcagcagagcgCCTCAGCCCCGCTGTCCCGGGACGGAGGAGAG GGCCGGCACGCCAGCGGCGAAACTGAGGCCGGTCCCGGCGAGGCCCCTGCAGACCCGCGGCCCGGCGTTCTGACCCTCCAGAGGAGGAGCGCCGACCGGGGGGCGGTGGGAACAGGCAAGTCTGGGTCCGTCCCGGTTCACACCGGCAATCTGGTGCTGCGGCTGACTGCCGATAAACAAGAGAGTTCCGGAATTTTCTGTTACCTATCGACCTGCGATTGGATA TGTGCCGGCTTTAaccttttgacctttgacctgtccTCTGCAGTGTTGCAGCCGTGTTTGCAGATGATGCCAAACAGCAAGAGAAGCCTCACAGAGAAAG attCTCACACAGCCATACCCTGGCAGACTGGTCTGAAACGGGGCTGTGCCCTGGAGCAGGACAGCGACACCATCCTGGTCAAGGAGGAGGGCTTCTACTTTGTGTACGGGCAG GTTTACTACATGGATAAAACATTCGCCATGGGTCACATCATCATCCGAAGGAAAAAGAATGTTGTGGGAGACGAACTGCAGAGTGTGACTTTGTTCCGCTGCATTCAGAACATGGACGCACAGTACCCTTACAACACATGCTACACTGCAG GAGTCGTGAAACTGGAGGAGGGCGATCGAGTGGAGCTCCTGATCCCTCGTAAGACTGCCGAAATCTCCCTTGACGGGGACTCCACCTTCTTCGGGGCCATCAAACTGGTGTGA